From Candidatus Pedobacter colombiensis, one genomic window encodes:
- a CDS encoding IS3 family transposase: MSIIERRSLISPEHQALSIASQCKLLNLQRSCYYFKPKGESLFNQSIMNLIDRKFLDCPFYGVDRMTAYLNKDLGCHVNNKRIRRLYRVMNLRTIYPKKNLSKANAAHHKYPYLLKGLKIDRPGQVWQADITYIPMFRGFMYMFAIIDVYSRKIVGWSISNTMTVEWCRDVLLETIEEHGTPGIFNTDQGSQFTSPIFTKALKDSNVSISMDGKGRALDNVFIERFWRSLKQEYIYLNPPNGGMELFQGIKRYVEFYNNERRHRSMDDLTPNEVFYQNNKKVS; this comes from the coding sequence ATGAGTATAATTGAAAGGCGTAGCCTTATTTCCCCGGAGCACCAGGCGCTGAGTATTGCCAGTCAGTGCAAGCTACTGAACTTGCAGCGCAGCTGCTATTATTTCAAGCCTAAAGGCGAGTCGCTGTTCAACCAGTCGATAATGAATTTGATTGACCGTAAGTTTCTTGACTGCCCGTTTTACGGCGTGGACCGGATGACTGCGTATCTTAACAAAGATTTGGGATGTCATGTGAATAACAAGCGTATACGTCGTCTTTATCGTGTGATGAACCTGCGGACAATTTATCCTAAAAAGAACCTGAGCAAGGCTAATGCGGCACACCATAAATATCCATATTTGCTGAAAGGCTTGAAAATAGATCGGCCGGGCCAGGTTTGGCAGGCTGATATCACTTATATTCCCATGTTCAGAGGCTTCATGTATATGTTTGCCATTATTGATGTGTACAGCCGAAAGATTGTCGGATGGAGCATTTCAAATACCATGACCGTAGAATGGTGCAGAGATGTACTGCTTGAAACCATTGAAGAACATGGTACACCTGGTATATTTAATACGGATCAAGGCTCACAGTTCACCAGTCCGATCTTCACTAAAGCACTTAAAGACAGTAATGTAAGTATATCTATGGATGGCAAGGGAAGAGCCTTGGATAATGTGTTCATTGAGCGATTCTGGAGATCTTTGAAACAGGAGTATATTTATCTTAACCCACCTAACGGTGGTATGGAATTATTCCAGGGTATAAAACGGTATGTGGAATTTTATAACAATGAACGAAGGCATCGGTCAATGGACGATCTTACGCCAAATGAGGTATTCTATCAAAATAATAAAAAAGTGTCCTAA
- a CDS encoding ABC transporter ATP-binding protein: protein MPIIGVTFFLVIKKVSVLFKQSREVIDWLNKVINESILGAALIRVINSQQLEYVKFLSANTKAKDLGLSILNLFAGLIPVIIFVANLAGLTILLLGGHYVINGNMSLGDFAAFNSYLALLIFPIIVIGFMSNVIAQATASYGRIAQVLNQDNVAAIGNITDPLKGQVEMKNINVLYGQKPVLMDISFQLQPGSKTAIIGPTAAGKTQLLYLLTGLIKPDSGDILFDGNPVESYDQESFHNQIGFVFQDSIIFNMSIRENIAFNDMVTDESLEKAIETAELKDFIYALPEQLNTIVSERGSNLSGGQKQRIMLARALALNPRVLLLDDFTARVDNNTEQRILANVQRNYPGLTLLSVTQKISAVQNYDSVILIMQGEIIAQGTHQQLMKSSPEYIQIYNSQQSTSNYELQS from the coding sequence ATCCCGATAATAGGGGTGACCTTCTTCTTGGTGATTAAGAAAGTAAGTGTGCTTTTTAAACAAAGTAGGGAAGTTATAGACTGGTTAAATAAAGTAATTAATGAAAGTATACTTGGTGCTGCATTAATCCGGGTGATCAATTCACAACAGTTGGAATATGTTAAATTCCTATCCGCAAATACAAAAGCCAAGGACCTGGGACTGTCCATTCTAAATCTATTTGCAGGTTTAATACCGGTTATCATATTTGTGGCTAACCTTGCGGGATTAACGATTTTACTGCTTGGAGGACATTATGTAATTAATGGAAACATGAGCCTTGGTGATTTTGCTGCATTTAACAGCTACCTGGCATTACTCATTTTTCCAATTATAGTCATCGGATTTATGAGTAATGTAATTGCCCAGGCTACAGCATCTTATGGACGTATTGCGCAAGTGTTAAATCAGGACAATGTGGCTGCTATCGGCAACATTACCGATCCTTTAAAGGGGCAGGTAGAAATGAAAAATATCAATGTCCTTTATGGACAAAAGCCGGTGCTGATGGATATCTCTTTCCAACTTCAGCCGGGGTCAAAAACTGCAATTATAGGCCCGACTGCGGCAGGAAAGACGCAATTGCTTTATTTGCTTACCGGACTGATTAAGCCTGATAGTGGTGATATCTTATTTGATGGGAATCCGGTAGAAAGTTATGATCAGGAATCCTTTCACAATCAAATCGGCTTTGTATTTCAGGACAGCATTATTTTTAACATGAGTATTCGTGAGAATATTGCCTTTAATGATATGGTGACTGATGAGTCATTGGAAAAAGCGATTGAAACTGCAGAACTAAAAGATTTCATTTATGCGCTTCCTGAGCAATTGAATACGATTGTATCGGAAAGGGGATCTAACCTTTCAGGCGGACAAAAACAAAGGATCATGCTGGCAAGAGCACTGGCGCTTAATCCAAGGGTGCTGTTGTTGGATGATTTTACGGCAAGGGTAGACAACAATACAGAACAACGAATTTTAGCAAATGTACAGCGCAATTATCCTGGTTTAACTTTACTCTCAGTTACTCAGAAAATTTCAGCAGTTCAAAACTATGATAGTGTAATACTAATTATGCAGGGCGAAATCATTGCGCAGGGGACCCATCAACAACTTATGAAAAGCAGTCCGGAATACATCCAGATTTACAACTCACAACAAAGCACCAGCAATTATGAACTACAATCTTAA
- a CDS encoding LytTR family DNA-binding domain-containing protein, giving the protein MDGKLNCVIIDDEKHAVDLLGDYIDAMPNLQLVKYFTDPLKALMDITMEDNIDILFMDVDMPGMTGLDLSLAIRYKTKYLVFTTAHSKYAIDAFGVQANEYLLKPISMSKFALMINRLLKSELNLKKAANAEDFFFIKTDQVQKYVKINLKDLIAIEGLNNYVKIHTVGGMHIAYLTMKELEAKLEGNNSFIRVQRSFIISMDFINKVEGASITLNNKLEVPLGTTYKKHFLTFLEKKTLRSNRGMPD; this is encoded by the coding sequence ATGGATGGTAAACTAAATTGCGTTATTATTGATGATGAGAAGCATGCTGTTGATTTATTGGGTGACTATATTGACGCGATGCCTAATTTGCAGCTGGTTAAATATTTTACTGATCCACTCAAAGCTTTAATGGATATAACCATGGAAGATAATATTGATATACTTTTTATGGATGTTGATATGCCGGGTATGACCGGACTGGATTTATCACTAGCTATCAGATATAAAACCAAATACCTTGTTTTTACAACCGCACATTCTAAATATGCGATTGATGCCTTTGGTGTACAAGCCAACGAATACCTGTTAAAGCCAATTTCTATGAGCAAATTTGCATTGATGATTAACAGATTGCTCAAATCCGAATTGAACCTTAAAAAGGCTGCAAATGCTGAAGATTTCTTTTTTATAAAAACTGATCAGGTTCAAAAATATGTAAAAATTAACCTGAAAGATTTAATAGCTATTGAAGGATTAAATAACTACGTGAAAATTCATACAGTTGGTGGAATGCATATCGCATATTTAACCATGAAAGAACTTGAGGCTAAACTGGAAGGCAACAATTCGTTTATCAGAGTCCAAAGGTCATTCATCATCTCTATGGATTTCATCAATAAAGTAGAAGGAGCCTCAATTACATTAAATAATAAACTCGAAGTGCCATTAGGGACAACTTATAAGAAACATTTTCTGACTTTTCTGGAGAAAAAAACATTGAGATCTAATCGGGGAATGCCAGATTAG
- a CDS encoding histidine kinase: MKKRLQDIFLIITNNRIHFIVWFLFIFYEVVLTGIVRGTFASAGNYAVFYFLNICLFYFHAYVVMPAAKTRTSNAIWLLPLLIFIEIVLYVPFTIYIVSFLQKYAYLTINTPAVINKTSVASGVWRSSYFILFSSGYYYLMNYIKERKATQEAEKTRLLMIIEHQNVQAELIKSQHAHLKAQINPHFLFNTLSFIYSNTRKVVPEAADAIMALSEMMRYAIQDDTDRNFTALTQEIEQIENLIRLHQIKSENGLHIFLNYDDNLNEIQIIPLILITLVENIFKHGDLLHEEHPARISISCDGQTLIVETENLINMKTTGISHHIGLENIKKRLRLVYDNMASLQTEKDFRNYFNVMLRIELN, translated from the coding sequence ATGAAAAAACGTTTACAAGATATTTTTTTAATAATTACCAATAACCGGATTCATTTTATTGTCTGGTTTTTATTCATTTTTTACGAGGTCGTACTAACCGGTATTGTAAGAGGTACCTTTGCTAGTGCTGGTAATTATGCAGTATTTTATTTTCTCAATATTTGCTTGTTTTACTTTCATGCATATGTGGTTATGCCTGCTGCAAAAACCAGAACTTCTAATGCCATTTGGTTACTTCCACTTTTAATTTTCATAGAGATCGTTTTATATGTTCCATTTACTATATACATCGTGTCTTTTCTACAGAAATATGCCTATCTTACTATTAATACGCCAGCTGTAATCAATAAGACATCAGTAGCTAGTGGAGTTTGGAGAAGCTCTTATTTCATTCTTTTCTCTTCAGGATATTATTATCTGATGAACTATATAAAAGAAAGAAAAGCCACACAGGAAGCAGAAAAAACACGATTACTCATGATTATCGAACATCAAAATGTTCAGGCTGAATTGATAAAATCCCAACATGCTCATCTGAAAGCGCAGATCAATCCACACTTTCTCTTCAATACATTAAGCTTTATTTATTCCAACACACGTAAGGTAGTTCCTGAGGCTGCTGACGCAATCATGGCGCTTTCGGAAATGATGAGATATGCCATACAAGATGATACAGACCGTAATTTTACAGCGCTAACGCAAGAAATTGAGCAGATAGAAAACCTAATCAGACTCCATCAGATCAAATCGGAAAATGGTCTCCATATCTTTCTTAATTATGATGATAATTTAAATGAAATTCAAATCATTCCTTTAATATTGATCACCCTTGTAGAAAATATATTTAAGCACGGTGACCTTTTACATGAAGAACATCCTGCCCGCATTTCTATCAGTTGTGATGGACAAACGCTAATCGTTGAGACAGAAAATTTAATCAATATGAAAACCACAGGTATCAGTCATCATATTGGTTTAGAAAATATAAAGAAAAGACTCCGCCTGGTGTACGACAATATGGCCTCGCTGCAAACAGAGAAAGATTTCAGGAATTATTTTAATGTAATGCTGAGAATTGAATTGAATTAA
- a CDS encoding phosphatase PAP2-related protein, producing MQSNQFTWQIAWDYQAFRIKFILGMIILVAILIFIPHFFSLIEAREGRVLNDKLLANIPAKDVSSLIFVVLYAMIGLFLYRMSKNTIMCLTALWAFIFLCLTRIITITLVPLNPPADIINLADPCSIFFYHSNVITKDLFFSGHTATVFLGALCMERKNDKMLAFIATVIIAILLLIQHVHYTADIIAAPIFTWVCWYLGKSMAKI from the coding sequence ATGCAGTCTAACCAATTTACATGGCAAATAGCTTGGGATTATCAGGCATTTAGAATCAAATTTATTCTTGGAATGATAATTCTTGTTGCCATTTTAATTTTTATACCACATTTCTTTTCCCTGATAGAAGCCAGGGAAGGAAGAGTATTAAATGATAAGTTGCTGGCTAATATTCCAGCAAAAGATGTTTCATCGTTGATTTTTGTTGTCTTATATGCGATGATTGGGCTGTTCTTATATAGAATGTCAAAAAATACAATCATGTGCCTTACTGCACTATGGGCGTTTATTTTTTTGTGCCTCACCAGAATAATAACCATAACATTAGTACCTCTTAATCCGCCTGCTGACATCATTAACCTGGCGGATCCCTGCTCTATTTTCTTTTACCACTCAAATGTAATTACGAAGGATTTGTTTTTCTCGGGACATACAGCTACAGTATTTTTGGGGGCGCTTTGTATGGAACGTAAAAATGATAAAATGCTAGCATTTATAGCGACCGTAATTATCGCAATATTGCTCTTGATTCAGCATGTACATTACACAGCTGATATTATAGCTGCGCCTATTTTTACCTGGGTATGTTGGTATTTAGGAAAATCAATGGCTAAAATTTAA
- a CDS encoding ABC transporter ATP-binding protein has product MNYNLNQINGKEEKKSTFAVLKKLLQLISHERKNVLLAFIAIMINSTLLLLSPLIIGHTIDNYVSTKQYNGVLKYSGILFCIYLITLLTGYLQTKLMGGVGQRTLYTLRNAIFSKLQELPVSFFSQNKAGDLISRVNNDTDKLNQFFSQSLMQFLSSIFTMLGAGIFLLAINLKLGAATLTPALFILLFTGLVSAWVKSKNAVNLKSVGNLSAGIQESLNNFKVIIAFNRRDYFRKRFDETNQQNYKTAIGAGIANTIFIPVFGFFSSVAQLVVLVYGIHLISIGEFTIGLLISYLSYAVNFYNPLRQLAALWSSFQVAMAGWDRISQILSLESNLQIVKDSTESVSDSLLTFKNVHFSYAGGEEILHNISFDLQKGKTYALIGPTGGGKTTTASLMARLYDTTKGSVLLNGKDIRSYTAEERSKKIGFILQEPFLFTGTVKDNILYSNIAYKDYTNAQLEEVIEAAHLEGLLALFDKGLETEVASNSDNISLGQKQLIAFMRAVLRNPELLILDEATANIDTITERLLSDILKKLPKETTLVIIAHRLNTIENADEIYFVNSGEVIKAGTLDHAMDMLLKRKRSS; this is encoded by the coding sequence ATGAACTACAATCTTAACCAGATTAACGGTAAGGAAGAAAAGAAATCTACATTTGCTGTCCTTAAAAAGCTGTTACAGCTGATTTCGCACGAACGTAAAAATGTATTGCTGGCATTTATAGCTATAATGATCAATTCCACTTTGTTATTGTTATCGCCATTAATTATCGGGCATACTATTGACAATTACGTAAGTACTAAACAATATAATGGTGTTCTGAAATACTCGGGGATACTTTTTTGTATCTACCTGATTACTTTACTTACCGGTTATCTGCAAACAAAATTAATGGGTGGAGTGGGACAAAGAACATTGTATACGCTTCGGAATGCAATATTCAGTAAGTTACAGGAACTGCCGGTATCATTTTTCAGTCAAAATAAAGCCGGGGATCTGATTTCCAGAGTAAACAACGATACGGATAAACTGAACCAATTCTTTTCTCAATCCTTAATGCAGTTTTTAAGTAGCATTTTTACCATGCTTGGAGCTGGTATTTTTCTATTGGCTATTAATTTAAAACTGGGTGCAGCAACATTAACACCGGCCTTATTTATATTGCTGTTTACTGGTCTGGTATCCGCATGGGTAAAAAGTAAAAATGCGGTTAACTTAAAAAGTGTGGGTAACCTTAGTGCGGGCATACAGGAAAGTTTAAATAACTTTAAAGTCATCATTGCATTCAATCGCCGGGATTATTTCAGAAAGCGCTTTGATGAAACTAACCAACAGAACTATAAAACAGCTATAGGAGCTGGCATTGCCAATACCATCTTTATCCCTGTCTTCGGATTCTTTTCCAGCGTTGCACAATTGGTTGTGTTGGTATATGGCATTCACCTTATCTCAATAGGAGAGTTTACGATAGGTTTGCTGATCAGTTACTTATCTTACGCTGTAAACTTTTACAATCCACTACGTCAGCTTGCTGCCCTATGGAGCAGTTTTCAGGTGGCAATGGCCGGCTGGGACAGAATATCTCAGATCTTATCACTGGAAAGTAACCTTCAAATCGTAAAAGATTCAACCGAAAGTGTATCTGATTCTCTTTTAACATTTAAAAATGTTCATTTTTCTTATGCGGGTGGTGAAGAAATATTGCACAACATTAGTTTTGATTTGCAGAAAGGTAAAACTTATGCTTTAATTGGCCCAACCGGGGGAGGTAAAACCACTACCGCTTCCCTGATGGCTCGTTTGTATGATACGACTAAAGGCTCTGTGTTATTAAATGGAAAGGATATCCGTTCTTATACTGCTGAAGAACGCAGTAAAAAAATAGGTTTTATCTTACAAGAACCGTTTTTATTTACAGGTACAGTGAAGGATAATATTCTGTATAGTAATATTGCTTATAAAGACTATACCAATGCGCAACTGGAGGAGGTAATTGAAGCAGCTCATTTGGAGGGACTATTGGCCTTGTTTGATAAAGGCCTGGAAACCGAAGTAGCATCTAACTCGGATAACATTAGTTTAGGACAAAAGCAATTGATTGCTTTTATGAGAGCCGTATTGCGTAATCCTGAATTACTTATTCTGGATGAAGCCACAGCAAATATCGATACCATTACTGAGAGACTATTAAGTGACATCCTAAAAAAGCTGCCAAAAGAAACCACACTCGTAATCATTGCGCACCGCTTAAATACGATAGAAAATGCGGATGAGATATATTTCGTAAATTCTGGAGAAGTGATTAAAGCGGGTACGCTGGATCATGCAATGGATATGCTACTTAAGAGAAAAAGAAGCAGTTAA
- a CDS encoding Gfo/Idh/MocA family oxidoreductase yields the protein MEVSLSNKPNYFIEKVWNMLGRNGTEEIKWGIIGCGDVTEVKSGPAFNKVLNSSLVAVMRRDGKKAKDYALRHNVPKWYDDAEQLIDDPEVNAIYIATPPLQHEEYAIRAMAAGKPVYVEKPMTLNAASAIRMKEASEKYNVKLTVAHYRRAQPMFLKIKSLLEKKAIGAVKLVQLQMLQPQNSDLIAGSETNWRLNPAISGGGLFHDLAPHQLDLMIHFFGEVNKAKGISLNQGSPYDVDDIVAGYILFHNGVVFNGSWCFSVSEQSDLCEIIGTEGKISFPMFGHKLILSKGNEEEEFIFDPLLHVQQPMIQEVVKYFLGKTSNPCSAEEAIMSMQVMDSFTK from the coding sequence ATGGAAGTATCGTTAAGCAATAAGCCTAACTATTTTATAGAAAAAGTTTGGAATATGCTGGGGAGAAATGGAACTGAAGAAATCAAATGGGGGATTATTGGTTGCGGAGATGTTACTGAAGTAAAAAGTGGCCCTGCTTTTAATAAAGTATTAAATTCATCATTGGTTGCAGTTATGCGCCGTGATGGTAAAAAAGCTAAGGACTATGCTTTGCGTCATAATGTTCCTAAATGGTATGACGATGCAGAACAGCTTATTGATGATCCGGAAGTAAATGCTATTTATATTGCAACTCCTCCGTTGCAACATGAAGAGTATGCTATACGTGCAATGGCCGCTGGAAAACCGGTATACGTTGAAAAACCTATGACCCTGAATGCTGCCTCCGCAATTAGAATGAAAGAGGCTTCTGAGAAATATAACGTTAAACTTACGGTAGCGCACTACAGAAGGGCGCAGCCCATGTTTTTAAAAATCAAATCTCTTTTAGAAAAAAAGGCGATAGGTGCAGTCAAACTGGTTCAACTTCAAATGTTACAACCACAAAATTCTGATCTGATTGCTGGTTCTGAAACCAATTGGCGATTAAATCCTGCTATATCTGGAGGAGGATTGTTTCATGATTTAGCACCTCATCAGCTTGATTTAATGATTCATTTCTTTGGAGAAGTAAACAAAGCTAAAGGGATATCTTTAAATCAGGGCAGTCCATATGATGTAGACGATATAGTTGCGGGATATATTCTATTTCACAATGGAGTCGTCTTTAATGGCTCATGGTGCTTTTCTGTAAGTGAGCAATCTGACCTTTGTGAAATCATCGGTACAGAGGGTAAAATTAGCTTTCCCATGTTCGGACATAAGTTAATCTTAAGCAAAGGTAATGAGGAGGAAGAGTTTATATTCGATCCATTACTACATGTACAACAACCCATGATACAGGAGGTTGTTAAGTATTTTTTGGGTAAAACCAGCAATCCTTGTTCTGCCGAAGAGGCAATAATGTCTATGCAGGTGATGGATAGCTTCACAAAGTAG
- a CDS encoding transposase, whose product MKKERRKFSSVFKTKVVLEAIKESSTMQELASKYSLHPTQITAWKREFLEKADTVFGSEKPDEKEESKEKELYSKIGELQIQVDFLKKVLGK is encoded by the coding sequence ATGAAAAAAGAGCGTAGAAAATTCAGTTCTGTTTTCAAGACCAAAGTGGTGCTTGAAGCAATTAAGGAAAGTAGTACCATGCAAGAACTTGCGTCCAAATACAGTCTCCATCCCACACAGATCACCGCGTGGAAGCGTGAATTTCTTGAGAAAGCCGATACGGTGTTTGGTTCAGAGAAACCAGATGAAAAGGAAGAATCTAAAGAGAAGGAACTGTACTCCAAGATTGGCGAACTTCAGATCCAGGTTGATTTCCTAAAAAAAGTCTTGGGGAAATGA
- a CDS encoding ABC transporter transmembrane domain-containing protein, producing MRKASSGPRKPSIFSLLKPYKGLIILLLFFALISNGVNLLLPKIVANGIDAYTNGNFDINAILIKFSVAILFVFLFTFLQSIIQTYASEKVARDLRTQLADQISRQSNAYIEQANPSKLLTNLTADVDSIKLFIAQAIVSITSSIFIIIGASILLLSINWKLALAIIIILPKYWTAD from the coding sequence ATGAGAAAAGCATCCAGCGGGCCCAGGAAACCAAGTATTTTTAGCTTGCTTAAACCCTATAAGGGGTTGATCATCCTATTGCTGTTTTTTGCATTGATCAGTAATGGGGTTAACTTGTTATTGCCAAAAATTGTAGCTAATGGAATAGATGCCTATACCAATGGTAACTTTGATATCAATGCCATTCTTATTAAATTTTCTGTAGCCATTCTATTTGTTTTTCTTTTTACTTTTCTACAAAGTATCATACAAACATATGCTTCAGAAAAAGTAGCGAGAGACCTTAGAACTCAACTAGCCGATCAGATTTCCAGACAAAGTAATGCTTATATAGAACAGGCAAATCCTTCTAAATTATTAACCAATCTAACGGCGGATGTTGATTCCATAAAATTATTTATTGCGCAGGCTATCGTATCTATTACCTCTTCCATATTTATAATAATTGGTGCTAGTATTTTGTTGTTAAGCATCAATTGGAAACTAGCTCTGGCTATTATTATAATACTCCCCAAATATTGGACAGCTGATTAA